In Bacteroidales bacterium, the sequence GTATGCCAGGTGTTGTCAATTTTCCCGGTTTCGTATGCACCGCCAAATCCTTTTTGCTTGCTGTATTTACTATAAGGAAAGTAGTGATTGAATAAGTCGGAATTACGTGTGTCTGTCGAACCACGGGTTCCCAGGTCGTGGTTTCCCATAGCAATGGTATAGGGCACTATACCGTCTAGCAGTGACATGGCTTCAACGGCCACTTTCCATTGTGCGTCGATATTATTATCGGTAACATCGCCTTGTTGGAGGACAAAAGCGAAGCTGTCTGCATTGGCAGCGATCCACTCTGTTTGCGAACGGAATACTTCGGGATAAAGACGCGAGTATGTTTGCGTATCGGGCATCAGTGCCAGCTTAAAGGGTTGCGGCTTCGAGCACGAGAAAAGGAAAAACAACGAGCATAAAGCAATCGTCTTGAAAAGATAATTTATTTTAATCATGTGGGTTTTATATTTAATAAATAAATTAAGCACTCAGTGCTATTTATTATTTTCTCAAATCGCATTGATCAAATTAATTACGATTATAAAATATGTCATTATTTTATTAGTATTACTTAAGAATTAATTTGATGCATTTTTGCGTAACCAGGGAAAACAAGCAAACAAAGGATAAGCTAATTTTCGACATGTACCTATAAAGGGGCTGATAATTTTTTATCTGTTTCCTTGCGAACGTATAAGTCTTTACTCCTTGTATTTACGTCTGGAATCGGTTTCCTTTCCCTGATCAAAGGATATTGATACCAATACGCTACAGAGCAGACATCGTCCGAACGTAAATAGAAAACATTGTCAGGATTGCGCCGTGGGTGGTCAATAGGCATAAATATCAACGAATCGCCATATTTATCCCTGGCTTTGTTGATATGAATCAATCCCATCTGCTGGACATCGACCCGGATATCATTCTTGAAATAAATCGGATCATTTACATGAAACCGGTACAAAGAACAAAAATCAGATTCTACCAGCGGAGCACCTCTGTATGGGGCACAGTGTGCTTCCAATCCCCAGGCGGCGCCAAAATAATCCTCTATACCTGTTCCACAGATGGTGGGATACTTTGTATCACCGTCCAGGTATATCTTCACTTCGCCTTCGCCCCACCATCCGCTGGTGAGCGGCCTAACGCCGACAACACATCCGAGAAATACACCCTTGGCCCCTTTTGTTTCCATGATGGTGAAATCGCGGCCATACCGGGTAGGATTTTCCCTGTTGAATGAAGCATGAAACCGGCCGTCATCTATGGCTACTTTATCGCCAAGTGTGAAGTCGACCTGATAAAAAAACCAGTCGATATCCACTTCCGACTCATTGGTAACTGTGATCAGGGCGTGATCGCCGAATGGCATCGGAATATCGCAGTTATAACCCAGGCTGGGTTGGACGGAGACCAGTTGCGAAGTCATGAATATTCTTGCTCCATGTGCTATCCCGAAAAAATCGGACAGAGGTACTTCAACGCTGGGTACCTTACTGTTTTCCCAATACATCCTGAGAATTACATTTCGCAGGTATTCAGGTTTATTATGAGGATTAAAAGTGCACCAAATGTGCCGTACCATCCCCGGACCCTTTGTATCAAGTAATGTTGCCGTTGCTCCTTTCTGGAAATTTCTGATGGCGGGATCACCTTTCAGTCCGTTTTTGGTCATCCCACCTTTTCCTTTTTCAGCACGAACATTTTCGGCAGAGGCTGCCCTACTTTCCAAATCCTTAAGTTTGTAAAGTTGTGCTGTACCATTTAATGAAAAATAAAAAAATAATATGATTAAGAAAAATATCCGTTTCATTTTTATCCTGTAATTAATTGTAATGAATTATTCATCAAATGCCCTGTAGTCAACTGTTCCCCATTTGTTGACAGTATATCCCCATTGCTTGATATATTCATCGCCGGGCAGGAATTTGTCATTTCTTTCCTCCAGCAGTTGCATTAGCAACCGGTCTAATTTGCCGCGTACTTTCATGCTTTTCTGGTCAGCAACCAGATTATTCATCTGGTACGGGTCGGCTACATTGTCATACAATAACCATGGGCCTTCCAGGTCCCTTACATAAGTGTAGCGGTGTGTCCGGACGCCTCTATACTCTTTACCGCCATTACGCCGCTCCCATTCGCCGAAAGGAGTAATACACTCTATCAGTGTTCCTTTTACCCTATCTTTTTCTTTGCCAAGAAGAACTGGACTAATATCACGGCCTTCTACTGAATCGGGTATTGAAATATCCGACATGGAGAGTAATGTAGGCATGATATCATGGACATTGAACAATACATCGGATGCT encodes:
- a CDS encoding DUF2961 domain-containing protein; amino-acid sequence: MESRAASAENVRAEKGKGGMTKNGLKGDPAIRNFQKGATATLLDTKGPGMVRHIWCTFNPHNKPEYLRNVILRMYWENSKVPSVEVPLSDFFGIAHGARIFMTSQLVSVQPSLGYNCDIPMPFGDHALITVTNESEVDIDWFFYQVDFTLGDKVAIDDGRFHASFNRENPTRYGRDFTIMETKGAKGVFLGCVVGVRPLTSGWWGEGEVKIYLDGDTKYPTICGTGIEDYFGAAWGLEAHCAPYRGAPLVESDFCSLYRFHVNDPIYFKNDIRVDVQQMGLIHINKARDKYGDSLIFMPIDHPRRNPDNVFYLRSDDVCSVAYWYQYPLIRERKPIPDVNTRSKDLYVRKETDKKLSAPL